The region CCACTAATCCATGTTGACTAAGAATTGAGAAATCTCATGCATCATAAAGCAAGGCATACTCCTCTTCCACCTGAAGCTTATTTTAAAGGACAATTACTTCCTATAGCATATACCCGATTGAGAAagggaaaattttaaaatctaactCAGCTTATCTCTTCACTTACTAAGGCTTAAAGATCCTCAAGTGTGAATGGTCTCAGTAACAGTAAGCTGTTGCCTGTGGATAATCAATGTCGTATTTTGGTGATCAAATATTCTTACAATAGATCATTTCTGGTTTAGATACAATATGGCATATTTAACTTTCCAATCATTCCATGTGCAAAAACTTTTGGTGGAATGCTAAAAAATACAGTAATGTATTTATAGAGTGTGTTTAAGTGATCTGATATAGCACAATCAGGTCCTAATTTTTAATGAGAACTGCATTAGATTTCAAAACCATAATTAGGATTTGTATCTGAATCAAAGCATGACCAGGAAAGTGGAagccaaaaataaaatgatgGAGATCGAAAGTCTTACTTTTGAACTTCTTGACCAATTTTATAGAACAGTAGTAACTCCTCTGAGGATATTTTAAATAGTACAGGATTCCACATGGGAACTCCGGGTTGTTCATCAACAATGGTAGGTGATTGCCAACGACCATCCTATGCAACAAATACCAATTAGTGTGAGATAAGGATATATCTCCAATCCAGTTTAAGATACAGAATAAGCAATTATTAAACCAGAGTTAAAGCAATCAAAGCATAATATGGGATCTTCCTAAACTTGCCATTCTATGTTGGTTTCTAAGCTTGATAAAAGTTTGCTTTTACGCGGAATATGCATTGTGATCGGCTAGAACTCGGTATAAATCAAGCTAGGGCGGAACTGAAGGAACTTTTCACTACATGAACAGATGTTTAATCACCTAAAATGCCTGAATGTGTTCTTTATCACTccttactttaaaaaaaaaaacgaaaggCATTATTGAAACAAACGAAAGATTACTTTGTATGTCTGTAACCAAATCTTCACATCAGGCGCTCCCTCTACTGTACCCCCAAAATAGGCAAGTAAAAAGTGATCCTTGTCCACCTGCACATTACAAACATAAATCAGCCATAACCTAGAAAAATTCTGCTGCTATAAGGAAACTTTAAGGCACTAGAAATgcaaattttaattgaattgcaGAACCTCGGCGATGGTAGATGCATGGCAATTAGCAAAGGGAGCAGAATTTGCAGGAAATGTAAATTCCTCTTTCACTGGAACTCGAATGTAACAATTCTTCATCGTATTTGAACAATTAGATATCAAAGCTGTAACAGCAGCATAATCATTTGTTTCAGCTACTTTCCTGTAGagattaaaaacatatttattcGTGTTTCCGGAGTAGAGAAGTATGCGAAAGAGCAGATTTAAAAGAGAATAAGTAATAAAATTCTTAGCAGAAACTATTGAACATCAAGGGATACATGCAAGTAGACTGATTACAAATTACTAGCCAGCAAGCATCAACAAAACACAAGTCAAAAACACACTTCAGATTACTAGAATAAAGTGAAAAACTCAAGTGTTTAAACAAAAAACAACCTGGTGGgtacatgaaaatgaaaaagttgATGGTGATTTGTACCCAATGTGACATTGTAATTCAAGAAATAATGGATGAACTTGAAAGTGATTCCAAATCCAGTAAATGGGTTTTGAAAATGAGAAGCTGACAGTACCTAATAATACAGTGatcaaataacaaataaatatattatcaagTCAAGAGAAGATTAAGTAATAGGCATTAATTTGATGTCAAAAAATAAGAAGCTACCATTACCTAAGACAGAGTGAGTGATGCCATGAAAGGAAGCAACTTTGAGGAGTTCTTAAGAGTATTTGAACTATGGAAGACAAAGGAGAGTGATTGAAATACCAACATTgtctctcttttttttaaacATGAATGTAACTTTAGTGATTAAAAagactaaaaaatttaaatagtataaaaaaGGATTAAGGTCTGAAatactaccgacctttcaaaaaaaattcaattgcacctcaccttgtaatttcttcaatagcaccctatttcgtatttttgactttcaatagcaccccgaccttataaaacagtcaattttatcctattttatatttttgactttcaatagcaccataaatcatcaaattaaactcatttatcgaggacttatttgatttttttttttaagttaaaagacttgtttaaaagtgtccaagtagaaaaaaatatgatttcacctttaaatttagtttttttgaaattttttatccttctagtaatcaaatcatctaatttttttaatttagagtgctattgaaagccaaaaatacaaaatagagtgctattgaaaaaattacaaggtgagggtgctattgaaaaaaaattgaaaggtcggtagtttttcagaccttaagcctataaaaaatggcaaaaaaattaaaaaattggaatCGCATCGGACAGGCCGGTTTCGATCAGCTGTCCAATCCGATTTATCCTAACAACTGGAATTACCGTTGAACTGGGTTGCATTGGGttgatttaaattgaattgCTAATTGAACTGGTGATTAATCGAGTTGAACCATCGATTCAACTAACCAGATCcaatttatgtttaaaaaatattttttatgtgtAATTTATTTAATCTGTTGAACCAGTTGAATCAATATCGCCGAAAATTAGTGGCCAAACcagatttttaaaacactttaacaatatatttttgacttaaatataccaaaaatcacgaactatcgcgtgtttttgatatttgacacgaacttttaattttggcataaaattaaacataaacgaactatctgatttttttcgaaacaGTGCCGTTTGAGATAAAAACGGTGCGTTTTAAGTtcaaaacggtgccgttttatgtCCAAAACGGTGCCCGTGTTATTATTGCTAATTGAACTCGGCCCGGCTGCTCTTAATCCACTTTGCAAAATTGTCGGTCCAGTATTTCCCACAGGGCCGGGCCGGACACAGTATCTCTGGGGTTTGGTAGTCAAAGACACagctttgttttttttatgagaaaattaggataatactctatttcctaaaataatttgatttcctacctcaataaggaaaagatagagaaaatacctcatcattgtaatatttttatttttttactctaaaacatgtttatattatgattatacctactttttattatttttttactccaagtatatatttttacttttatcatatgacaactgtcatatttttatatttctttctctctcctctctcatctttcttctttttttcttctttttcttcttctctgttcttcatcaattttcttcttcttttttatttcttttcttctccacttTTTTTCTTCTCTGTCGTTCCTTCATTgctccgccgccgtttcttcaTCGCTCCACCGTCGCTCCACCGTTGCTcttctgttttattttttattttagcgaacttttctttaattcatggtgattattgcgattttttaacattcagatataaataaattacacttgatttttttttttcaatgtgagatctaaaaatctgcatgaaaaaccgatattatgatgaaaaaaacgattttctgcacaaaaaacgattttctgcaaaagacagcttctgattatcatatgattatcataacactgcagaaaaaatatttttttataaaaaaaaaacagtctctgattatcatatgagtatcaatGTATTACCATGTTGTTATTATAACACtgcataaagaaaaaaaatttaaaaaattgattatcatgttgttatcactgtattatcatgttgttatcatattataatcatatgataccgagatgataatgtattattgtacctaaatgataatgttatgacaacgacataataataaaattatgataacaatatgataatatgatacctatatgaaaataattacataaaaattatgataacgagatgataatgtgaagaaaatagtatgataatgaagtacAATAAGGTCatgttatcatattattatcgtcaccttatcatcttattatcataatttttttgtaattatttttttaatacatgtaccatgttatcatactattatcttcatattatcatctcgttattataattttttttgtaattatttttttcatacatgtatcatattatcatactattatctttacattatcatctcattatcatattttttatgtgatttgtttacatataggtatcatattatcatattattatcataactttattattttattatcatctggttatcatactggtgtcatgaatctttttataACTCTATCTTCACGTACAttatcatccagttatcataaacttatcataattcattatcatctaattatcatactccagtgttatgataacgatatgataatcagaaactattttatcatacattatcatagatattatcatatatgtaccataaatattatcatctcgttatcatatgataaaacattatcatatgacactatttctgtaaatttttttcttcatgtaagtatcatattatcatactattataagcttatcattatattatcatactattatcattatcgtacatttatattatcataaccttatcataatcatataatgttatgataacgatacgTTAATACAGTGttattcatatgataatcagacactgttttttagtaaaaaatcaGTTTTCTCTgtagtgttatgatacttacatgataatgcagtgatgatactcatatgataatcataggctgtttttttgcagaaatcgtttttttgtgcataaaatcattttttttcatcataacattgtttcttatgcagatttttagatctaaagttgaaaaaattcaagagtaatttatttagatctgaaaatgaaaataaatcatatttaccaccacgaattaagaaaaaatcgctaaaatcaaatatgaaaggaTGACGAAGCGATGGCGGAGCGACAGAGGAACGACgaagaagaaaagaataaaaatagagaagaaaagaagaagaaacatgGTGAAGGAAAAAGAAccagagaaaaagaagaaagagagaagaagaagaagaagaagaaagagagaagaaagagaaaaatgacAGATGTCATTTTGAATAGAATAagtatgattagagtaaaataacaataagaattaggtataattataatataaacatgtcttagagtaaaaaaataaatatgttaaaagggtgaggtattttctctatcttttccttattgaggtaggaaatcatattatttttaaaaagagagtatttttcctaattttctcttttttttttatcaagacAGAGCTTTGTTAAACCCTTGTAATGTTAGGCCCCTTTTGGAACAATTCTTTTTACTCActggaattcatttataaatgaattccacaagaattcatttgcaaatgaattccGCTGTTTGGAATGAAAAACTGTAAAGTATAGAATTAAAATGAATTCTGCATATTTATGTTTGGAATGAATTCTAGAATTCAATACTTTTTAATCTATTCCTATATTAACCTTATAACCATTttactaaacattaaaaattaactaaaatactattaaaatttattatatgctaaaaataactaactattttaaaatatataatttattttttaaatttcaaaaaaattaaaacatagcaACATAAACCACAAAATTAGTATTTCTGGAAATTACCGTGGGCACGCTTTAACTGAAGAGatcttctgttttttttttgttcaaaaaatttCCGAAGCAccgatttttataaattttataaattcaaaatataacaaCATAAATCACCAAATTAAGCATAAGCTACTATTTTAAacaaggccaaatgttgtaaaaatgccaaacctttcacaaaagtttcacaaaagtcctgatttttcaattttgtcgattttggccaaaaattgattatttgatttcacaaaagtcctgatttttcaattttgtcgattttggccaaaaatgaattatttggtttcacaaaagtcctgacctttcaatatttggcatgccacataggcgccacataggcgccacataggcgtcacataggcaaattgaaatcaaattgagagttgaccacaattgaaaccaaataatttgtttttggccaaaatcgacaaaattgaaaggtcaggacttttgtgaaacttttatgaaaagtttggcctttttacgacatttgaccTTTAAACAAAGATCAAAATGCATAACTTGTTCTTCAAGTtttacaaatccaaaatatAGCATATACTTTGTTAGAAGTATATGCTATATCAACATATTTAACATACATATAATTGAATATATTCATAAGCAACAAAATAAcaactaatataaaaaatttaaaccatttaaaaattatacacaattaaaatcaaatacataatatataacaagaaaaaaataaaaaaaaaattccactaGTTTATTTacctaattataaaaatctgaaaaaatattaataaactatttgaaataattaattaaaaaaataaagataagttgataaaactaaattttttggtTTGAGATTTGTTGTAGTAGGTATTATAATGATTGGTTGTGTAATATGGAGtagagaaaattaaaaaaaaaacgagaaggaaaatttaaatcaaaatggaaagaaataaaatgagaaggaaaattgaattaaaatggaaataataaaatgagaagaaaaattgaaatgaaagtGATAGCAAATAATgttaaaagaaaagagaacCTTTAAAAAGTTGAGGGTATCATTGTCAAAAAAAGGATTGTTTTTTTTGTCATGTGTTGTTCATTTGTAAATTCTATCTATTTTGGTTGGATTTATAAATCCACAAATTATAACTAACATTAATTCCCTGATTTTAATTCCAAGAATTGTATTTGTCCATTTATTCATTCcaaacataaaaaattgaaattataaatgaattccaAGGAATTCATTCATTCCAACTGAAAGATGGTTATTTCCTAAGACAAACCTCAGAGACAACAACTTCAGATTCAGAACCTCAAAGTAATTACTAGTAATTCGTAAATAAAACATGGGTTCTTCTGGGTATTCAAAATGGTTTGCTGCAACCATAACTCTAGCTTTTGCTGCTCTTTCTACCTCCACAGGTATAATCTTCTTCaattattatgtattttaattatgtCTATTCACCCTAACTCTATATTCTTTCAGTTTATATATGCAGGAAGAGATCAAAAGCATTGAACTTGAAGGTTAAAGAGCTTCAGATATCTCTCAATTCTTCTTTGCAAAACTGTGCTGCTGAACGCCAAGGTCGAATCCGCGCCCAACAggtatttttttctatttcagaTTATAAATATGATATCTTTATTCAATTCATGTTCCATTTTTGTAATCAAATTGTATGTATTATACTAGGCATTGAGGGAGGCATTACCAGCAGCACAGTCCAAGTCTGAGAAGTTGGAGGAGCAGATTTCTTATCCAATGACACCTATTGGTTTTGTTCACTCTTGCTTCTCTACCAGGTCATTTAAACGCTATAAGTTAATCTTTTCATTAGTGACGGAAAAAAACTTGTGGATAAAATCAAAATGAATTCTTTATTATTTGACTCTTTATGTATGTGATTTGATTGAAACTCTGAAATTGGAAATCTATTGTGGGGCTGTCTAGGCTTCAGTCTAGTCGCCATAAGCGTGTCGCGTGTTTAACGTGGAGTGATTGTGATATCTCATATCAGAAATGTGAGAGATTTTAACATGGTTTATGAAATTTGAAAGTACATTAGGATTGTTAAGTCTCGGCTGTTATATATCGTATTTTGGTAGTTCCCTTCATCTGcgaatatttttgtaaaacgtAAGTAATGACCTTCTGTTTGAACATAATCATTGAAGAATGTCTGCCCCCTTTATATGAAAGGACATTCTGTTTGCCAATTTTCCTATGTAGAACAAAAGTTGGAAAAACTGAAAATCTTTCTCAGGAAAACATGTACATTGTGTTCTAGactagaatttattttatttcaagaTGAATTCAATTTAGATTtcatttgtgaatttttttttttgtttgatgtTGTAAATATTAAGTGTAAAATTTGTTTCACCTGAATTGTATTTGGGGTATGTAAATCTAAATTTTGGTTCAACATTTTATCTTGTCAAAAGTATCTTTTTATGTGTAtcactttttataaaatattaaaggtaCTTTTGTTATGATAAAGAAGAACTATTCTCACTCTAGAATTCAATACGAAATTCCGttaattttgcttaaattagaACCAAGTAACCAATTCTATAAGATAAgaaagattaaattttaaatgattctAAGACAAACCATACACAAGTATGATAGATTTCCAGCGGAATTCCATTAAACATATGAAATTCATCTACACCAAACGATATGCTAGTGTGAAATGAGTTTGGAGCTTAAACTAGAGGCCATTTGTAATGTAGTGGTTTTGAATACAACGATACAAGTTTTGATTTTGTGCAGTGATATTGAATACAAGAATGGCAATTAGTCACATATTGATTTTTCTTGAAAAACTTTGGCGTAAAAGAGTTGAAACATTTCTAAACACTAGTTCTAAACATATGAAATTCATCTACACCAAACGATATGCTAGTGTGAAATGAATTTGGAGCTTAAACTAGAGGCCATTTGTAATGTAGTGGTTTTGAATACAACGATACAAGTTTTGATTTTGTGCAGTGATATTGAATACAAGAATGGCAATTAGTCACATATTGATTTTTCTTGAAAAACTTTGGCGTAAAAGAGTTGAAACATTTCTAAACACTAGTGTTTTAGTCACGAGCCTTGTTATCCCCCCTCACACTTCTATTTATGTTGTAGATTTAATCTAATCTGGTAGACTCTCGCCTATATATAATTGCATGTGCAAATACAAAACATTGATTTAGTTGTCCATAAACCATAAATTCTCTACTTAAGTAACACTTGGAACTCATAAAATGGAACTTTTTCTGTATGCTAAGTCCATTTTAGACCATCATTTGCTTCATCTGTTATACATTAATGACATCAAATGCCACATGTCTTAGTGATTACTATTTGGGATTACCAGATTTCCTAAGATTGAGATATCTCATAAAATAAAGCATTGCATAGTGCTGAACCGAAGGAACATTGCAAATGCTTGCCAGTTTTATATGTTTGCGTTTGAAGATTGAACATTTTGGATATCAATTGTTTGAAATCATGATTTAAGTTGCAGTTAAGACCTTCTGTCAGCGGTCGTGCAGATTCATGACAACTTTATATCGATAGATATGCGCTATCTTGTGCTTCTGATATATCATCAATTTTCCACATTTTCTCTATGTTtgtttatgtataaattatggggATATCTTATATATCATCAATTTTCCACATTTTCTCTATGTTtgtttatgtataaattatggggATATCTTAGTGCATTTATGCATAAAGCTAATTTGCATGAATATTTGTAGTTTCTTTGAATAACGAAGCATCGCTAAACTTTGCAGAAATGGGACCCCAAGGCAACCACTACTCGTGCCTCTTGCTAGGGCATGCATAAACTTCAATGCTACTCGAGTTCCTCCAGCATCTCTCGAGGGTCTCACAGAATATTCTCATTGCTGGATTGTATTTGTATTTCACCTAAACACTAATTTAGATAAGTTATGGAAGCACCCATCTAGATCAAAGTTCAAAGCTAAGGTATGTGACTTTAACGGATAATACCGTTTTGTTTATTATCCAATGACCTTGTTTCTTATGGAAAAAATCTACAAAGCTTGGCTGGTTGGATAGGTTAAAGTTCCAAAACTGAAAGGTGGAAGGATGGGAGTATTTGCTACGAGATCTCCACATCGCCCATGTCCTATAGGTCTCACGGTTGCAAAGGTTGGACAAATTCTTATACGTGCATAAATGTATTAGGCTACTTGCACAAGGAAAATCAAATTGCATATAGTGTTGTCCTAGATGATGTCAACTTGATGATGAGTATAAACTGGGAGTACTTTTAGATATTTCTCCTGACGTGTTTAATCCCCATATAGTGTTCTCCTAGATGATGTCAACTTAAAATGTCCTGTCTACTGCAGGTGGAGGCAGTAAAAGGGAATACGGTTCTTCTATCTGGTGTAGATCTGGTGGATGGGACAGTAAGTTTCCTATTTTTTACCTTATGCTTGTAACCATATCATTATGCTTTATATGAAACCATCAAGCTTTATTCGCTCTTCTTGTTAATTTTATCTACAGCCAGTACTTGACATCAAACCTTATCTACCATACTGTGATAGCATCCAAGGAGCAGCAGTGCCAAAGTGGATAATGGTAATACTAATGTAGAGCTTTAGCAAAATGTATTCCTTTGCAACTGTCAAGAAACGTCATCATCATAATATCATGACAATATGGTtactttttgtttgatttttgcaAAAGTGGGCATAATGTCAAAGGAATCTTTACATAAGAACCGCCTTGTCCGACTTCCCAACATTAAGATACGTTAGAGACGCCAATGATTATCATAAAAGATTTCCAACGTTTCATAAGATTCTTCTTGAAATCTTCACTTTTCCAAACCCAAAaggaattataataaatatttttcttgtcCTAAATTGATAGACAATATTTTCAAAtctttgtcccaaattataggcaatCATTTGTTACTTGAATGATTAATTGTCATTTATATTCTCGTTAATTATAGTAGAATgcattaaaaagaaattaaaagataCTGCtacaagataaaaaaattactactgTATTTAATAAGTGTAAGTGTGGTATTTtgtttgtaaattaatttatattatttagataaattaattttcttaatacTCGTGTTTGTCGTAAAATGTCTATCAATTATTTTGGATGCACAGAGTGTATGATGTAGGAATCTGATAGGAGTAGTTAGCTTATATATATTCTAAGCTCTTATAATTAGTTATATTGCTGTGAGGGAACATTTTTATAAGATTGGATATGCGTACACATGTATGATTTTTGTTTGAGCCGCTTTCTCCTGTATAATATTTCTTTGTTTCTGCTGAAGTAATGCTTGTTATCTGTATAGGAAGACGATACGTTATCAGTAGCTTCTGTTAGCTTTTCCGAGGGCTTCTCTTCGTCACTCGTCGATTGCTGGAAAATAATGGTAACTTGTCTATTATTGGCTATAAAAAAATGTTCAACAACTCGtatacattaaataaaaataactaaaacaaTAATACTAGTccaatgtttttgtttttctaaataaatatta is a window of Mercurialis annua linkage group LG2, ddMerAnnu1.2, whole genome shotgun sequence DNA encoding:
- the LOC126670744 gene encoding uncharacterized protein LOC126670744 isoform X1; its protein translation is MGSSGYSKWFAATITLAFAALSTSTVYICRKRSKALNLKVKELQISLNSSLQNCAAERQGRIRAQQALREALPAAQSKSEKLEEQISYPMTPIGFVHSCFSTRNGTPRQPLLVPLARACINFNATRVPPASLEGLTEYSHCWIVFVFHLNTNLDKLWKHPSRSKFKAKVKVPKLKGGRMGVFATRSPHRPCPIGLTVAKVEAVKGNTVLLSGVDLVDGTPVLDIKPYLPYCDSIQGAAVPKWIMEDDTLSVASVSFSEGFSSSLVDCWKIMGMKSLYESSDELQCLIEQVLSWDIRSLSQRNQPHEPFNKKANGKATYTCLDSESNHEEYTLNHENNEVLHSDDVTYHLILEGINISYKINNSGNVIVEKAIVTPESTRQ
- the LOC126670744 gene encoding uncharacterized protein LOC126670744 isoform X2 — protein: MVCCNHNSSFCCSFYLHRKRSKALNLKVKELQISLNSSLQNCAAERQGRIRAQQALREALPAAQSKSEKLEEQISYPMTPIGFVHSCFSTRNGTPRQPLLVPLARACINFNATRVPPASLEGLTEYSHCWIVFVFHLNTNLDKLWKHPSRSKFKAKVKVPKLKGGRMGVFATRSPHRPCPIGLTVAKVEAVKGNTVLLSGVDLVDGTPVLDIKPYLPYCDSIQGAAVPKWIMEDDTLSVASVSFSEGFSSSLVDCWKIMGMKSLYESSDELQCLIEQVLSWDIRSLSQRNQPHEPFNKKANGKATYTCLDSESNHEEYTLNHENNEVLHSDDVTYHLILEGINISYKINNSGNVIVEKAIVTPESTRQ